A region of the Desulfobacterales bacterium genome:
TCCAAAAAAACATTTTCCAAGAGAAACTCCATAAAGCCCTCCAACTAATTCATTGTTAAGCCAAGCTTCAACAGAATGAGCATATCCTGCCTTATGAAGTCTCAAATACGCTTTTATCATGTCATTAACAAGCCATGTTTCCTGACCATTTAATGTCCTTATATTTGCACACCACATTATTACGTCCTTAAAGGCATTATCCATTGTGATCGTGAACTGCTTTTTTTTGATCACCTTTTTAAGGCTTTTAGAAATTGTTATTTCATTTGGAATTAATATAAATCTGGGGTCAGGAGACCACCACAATATAGGCTCATTATCTGAATACCATGGGAATATGCCCATTTTATAGGCAAGAAGAAGCCGGTCAATACTTAAATCACCACCTACAGCAAGCAATCCACTTTTATCTGCGAACTTTGGAGGTGGAAAAGTAATGTTTTTTGAAAGTGAAAATATAGTCATAATTATAAAAAATATTCTCTATAAATTTTTGTTACCAATATAAATAAGCTAAAAAAATATACCGATCAAGAAAAAATAATTTATTAAACATCACTATTTTTTTAATAAGCAAATATCTTAATTTTATTTTATATTGACT
Encoded here:
- a CDS encoding leucyl/phenylalanyl-tRNA--protein transferase, producing MTIFSLSKNITFPPPKFADKSGLLAVGGDLSIDRLLLAYKMGIFPWYSDNEPILWWSPDPRFILIPNEITISKSLKKVIKKKQFTITMDNAFKDVIMWCANIRTLNGQETWLVNDMIKAYLRLHKAGYAHSVEAWLNNELVGGLYGVSLGKCFFGESMFTRVSNASKIAFAHFVEHLQALSFDLIDCQIKTEHLKNFGAKPIQRETFLNLLQESLKYPTYKGKWKFIEGEI